The Saccharopolyspora gloriosae genome window below encodes:
- a CDS encoding XRE family transcriptional regulator produces MADRSAEAHGSRDDGRVGRVLAGIGERVGRLRAEREMSRTALAEGAHVGEQRLADVEEERGTPTLAELTAVAAVLDVPLAELFTDAVPGPAAVVMRGDEVPTVESGDLAVQVLTPRSVLPGLYAARYRLSPTGGGVRPVQHEGHDWLYVLSGRLRVEFEQDSVTLGAGDSASFGSAVWHRLVVPGDEPAEFLAVGATLLTTPASTE; encoded by the coding sequence GTGGCGGATCGATCAGCTGAGGCGCACGGCTCGCGCGACGACGGCCGGGTCGGCCGGGTGCTCGCCGGGATCGGCGAGCGGGTCGGCCGGCTGCGCGCCGAACGGGAGATGTCGCGGACCGCGCTGGCCGAGGGCGCGCACGTCGGCGAGCAGCGCTTGGCGGACGTCGAGGAGGAACGCGGCACCCCGACGCTGGCGGAGCTGACGGCGGTCGCCGCCGTGCTGGACGTGCCGCTGGCGGAGCTGTTCACCGACGCCGTTCCCGGCCCGGCCGCCGTCGTGATGCGCGGTGACGAGGTGCCCACCGTCGAGTCCGGTGATCTCGCGGTGCAGGTGCTCACGCCCAGGTCGGTGCTGCCGGGCCTGTACGCGGCGCGCTACCGGCTGTCGCCCACCGGCGGCGGGGTGCGGCCGGTGCAGCACGAGGGGCACGACTGGTTGTACGTGCTCAGCGGTCGGCTGCGGGTGGAGTTCGAGCAGGACTCGGTGACGCTGGGAGCGGGCGACAGCGCCAGCTTCGGATCCGCGGTCTGGCACCGCCTCGTGGTGCCCGGCGACGAGCCCGCCGAATTCCTCGCAGTCGGAGCAACCTTGCTGACCACTCCTGCGAGCACTGAGTGA
- the serS gene encoding serine--tRNA ligase, with protein MIDLKTLREDPEAVRASQRARGEDVSLVDALLSADERRRSAVSRADTLRAEQKQLGKQVGKAKGDERDELLARAKDLSAQVKQAEAEQTEADAELLSTQKKVSNIIEPQTPPGGEDDYVVLKHVGTPREFDFEVRDHLDLGLGLRAFDMERGAKVAGARFYFLTGIGAQLELALLNMAAAQATAAGFTLVVPPVLVRPEIMEGTGFLGSHSTEVYRLEEDDAYLVGTSEVPLAGYHSGEILDLAEQPLRYAGWSTCFRREAGSYGKDTRGIIRVHQFNKLEMFVYCREEDSRAEHERLLAWEEEMLAKIEVPYRVIDTAAGDLGASAARKFDCEAWVPSQQAYRELTSTSNCTTFQARRLNTRYREADGPNAIASTLNGTLATTRWIVAILENHQQPDGSVRVPEALRPFLGGREVLEPVA; from the coding sequence GTGATCGACCTGAAGACGCTTCGCGAAGATCCGGAGGCCGTGCGCGCCTCGCAGCGCGCCCGAGGTGAGGACGTGTCCCTCGTGGACGCGCTGCTCTCCGCCGACGAGCGTCGCAGGTCAGCGGTGTCCCGCGCCGACACGCTGCGCGCCGAGCAGAAGCAGCTCGGCAAGCAGGTCGGCAAGGCCAAGGGCGACGAGCGCGACGAGCTGCTGGCCCGCGCGAAGGACCTCTCCGCCCAGGTCAAGCAGGCCGAGGCCGAGCAGACCGAGGCCGACGCGGAGCTGCTGAGCACGCAGAAGAAGGTCTCGAACATCATCGAGCCGCAGACCCCGCCCGGCGGCGAGGACGACTACGTCGTGCTCAAGCACGTGGGCACGCCGCGCGAGTTCGACTTCGAGGTCCGCGACCACCTCGACCTGGGCCTGGGGCTGCGCGCGTTCGACATGGAGCGCGGCGCGAAGGTCGCGGGCGCCCGGTTCTACTTCCTCACCGGCATCGGCGCGCAGCTGGAGCTGGCGCTGCTGAACATGGCCGCCGCGCAGGCCACCGCGGCCGGGTTCACCCTGGTCGTGCCGCCGGTGCTGGTCCGCCCGGAGATCATGGAGGGCACCGGTTTCCTCGGCTCGCACTCCACCGAGGTCTACCGGCTCGAAGAGGACGACGCGTACCTCGTCGGCACCTCCGAGGTGCCGCTGGCCGGGTACCACTCGGGCGAGATCCTCGACCTGGCCGAGCAGCCGCTGCGCTACGCGGGCTGGTCGACCTGCTTCCGGCGCGAGGCCGGTTCCTACGGCAAGGACACCCGCGGCATCATCCGCGTGCACCAGTTCAACAAGCTGGAGATGTTCGTCTACTGCCGCGAGGAGGACTCGCGCGCCGAGCACGAACGCCTGCTGGCCTGGGAAGAGGAGATGCTCGCCAAGATCGAGGTGCCGTACCGGGTGATCGACACCGCGGCGGGCGACCTCGGGGCGAGCGCGGCGCGGAAGTTCGACTGCGAGGCGTGGGTGCCGTCGCAGCAGGCCTACCGCGAGCTGACCTCCACGTCGAACTGCACGACGTTCCAGGCCCGCCGCCTCAACACCCGCTACCGCGAGGCCGACGGTCCCAACGCCATCGCCTCCACGTTGAACGGGACGCTGGCCACCACCCGGTGGATCGTGGCGATCCTGGAGAACCACCAGCAGCCCGACGGTTCGGTGCGGGTGCCGGAGGCGCTGCGCCCGTTCCTCGGCGGCCGGGAAGTCCTCGAACCCGTCGCGTGA
- a CDS encoding glycosyltransferase 87 family protein: MTRARDGRYLLVTAIILEVLAIWFVHWIDTRGYMDTEIYRLGARAWLNGYEVYGDDLTPESPESGTLPFIYPPFAAILFTPLWWLSEDGAVIAVAVISHLSILVTAYSLARSSTYLAPRAGLVAVATAALLPFMTIIEPTRDTLNYGQINLLLMALVAADCLLPRTRWPRGLLVGVAAAIKLTPLGFLLLFLLRKDFRAMSIAAVTFAATVLLGLLAAPNDSADWWLDKMWSTGEETGAVYAGNQTLRSLLAKQELTGAPLDSLWIAGSVLLLVLAVLGMRYALHTRNVPLALIINAVLVLIVSPISWSHHWVWAGPALALMVAMAWWHRWYGVLLYAGLCALTVLVAPHWYLPYTNDRELDWTFSQQVVGNSYPLLGIGFLIACAVAYALHRPRRPAEPPTEQVPAGV; the protein is encoded by the coding sequence GTGACTCGGGCCCGCGACGGCCGGTACCTGCTGGTCACGGCGATCATCCTGGAAGTGCTGGCGATCTGGTTCGTCCACTGGATCGACACTCGTGGCTATATGGACACCGAGATTTACCGCCTCGGTGCCCGAGCGTGGCTGAACGGTTACGAGGTCTACGGCGACGACCTCACTCCGGAATCCCCGGAGAGCGGAACCCTGCCGTTCATCTACCCGCCATTCGCCGCAATCCTGTTCACCCCGCTGTGGTGGTTATCCGAGGACGGCGCGGTGATCGCCGTCGCGGTGATCTCGCATCTGTCGATCCTGGTTACCGCGTATTCGCTGGCCCGTTCCTCGACATATCTGGCACCCCGCGCGGGCCTGGTGGCGGTGGCCACCGCGGCGCTGCTGCCGTTCATGACGATCATCGAGCCGACCCGGGACACGCTGAACTACGGGCAGATCAACCTGCTGCTGATGGCGCTGGTCGCCGCCGACTGCCTGCTGCCGCGCACCCGCTGGCCGCGCGGGCTGCTGGTGGGCGTCGCCGCCGCCATCAAGCTCACCCCGCTCGGCTTCCTGCTGCTGTTCTTGCTGCGCAAGGACTTCCGGGCGATGTCCATCGCGGCCGTCACGTTCGCCGCGACCGTGCTGCTGGGCCTGCTGGCGGCGCCGAACGACTCCGCGGACTGGTGGCTGGACAAGATGTGGTCCACCGGCGAGGAGACGGGCGCGGTGTACGCGGGCAACCAGACGCTGCGCAGCCTGCTCGCCAAGCAGGAGCTGACCGGCGCGCCGCTGGACTCGCTGTGGATCGCGGGTTCGGTGCTGCTGCTGGTCCTGGCCGTGCTGGGGATGCGCTACGCGCTGCACACCCGCAACGTGCCGCTGGCATTGATCATCAACGCGGTGCTGGTGCTGATCGTGTCGCCGATCTCCTGGTCGCACCACTGGGTGTGGGCCGGGCCCGCGCTGGCGCTGATGGTCGCGATGGCCTGGTGGCACCGCTGGTACGGGGTGCTGCTCTACGCCGGGCTCTGCGCGCTCACCGTGCTGGTGGCGCCGCACTGGTACCTGCCCTACACCAACGACCGGGAACTGGACTGGACGTTCTCGCAGCAGGTCGTGGGCAACTCCTACCCGCTGCTCGGGATCGGGTTCCTCATCGCCTGCGCCGTCGCCTACGCGCTGCACCGGCCGCGGCGGCCCGCCGAGCCGCCCACCGAGCAGGTGCCCGCCGGGGTGTAG
- a CDS encoding septum formation family protein, producing the protein MAERSDTQKHRRKPNTRLVMIAAAIGGALVLLISALLNTPTGGGGSGIGGPGREGASPATPPVFEAKAGTCLHWTEPDARDIRQVKCGERHLFEVTGKADLNADFAKTAPYPSAEQWQQLKQERCTAVSEQYLRGRFDPNGRFSVGAFTPSQQGWGAGDRKLHCGLQQPGPSGKLYASKGNVASQDQSNTYEVGRCLGINGTDVWDSVDCAQPHSVEITGVVDLGTEFPAEYPSEDDQDGFLATRCGELTAEYAGSPTAVADKKLVAYWDTLPQESWDAGSREVNCKASAQLPDGSGLAPITGSVKGDVQVGQEPAPQDTAPIEPGVPAAGER; encoded by the coding sequence ATGGCCGAGCGCAGCGACACCCAGAAGCACCGCCGGAAGCCCAACACCCGGCTGGTGATGATCGCCGCCGCCATCGGTGGCGCACTCGTTCTGCTGATCAGCGCCTTGCTGAACACCCCGACCGGCGGTGGCGGCTCCGGCATCGGCGGCCCCGGCCGCGAGGGCGCCTCGCCCGCCACGCCGCCCGTGTTCGAGGCGAAGGCGGGCACCTGCCTGCACTGGACCGAACCGGACGCGAGGGACATCCGCCAGGTCAAATGCGGCGAACGCCACCTCTTCGAGGTCACCGGCAAGGCCGACCTGAACGCCGATTTCGCGAAGACCGCCCCGTACCCGAGCGCCGAGCAGTGGCAACAGCTCAAGCAGGAACGCTGCACCGCGGTCTCCGAGCAGTACCTCCGCGGGCGGTTCGACCCGAACGGGCGGTTCTCCGTCGGCGCCTTCACCCCGAGCCAGCAGGGCTGGGGCGCCGGGGACCGGAAGCTGCACTGCGGTCTCCAGCAGCCCGGTCCGTCCGGGAAGCTCTACGCCAGCAAGGGCAACGTGGCGAGCCAGGACCAGTCGAACACCTACGAGGTCGGGCGCTGCCTCGGCATCAACGGCACCGACGTGTGGGACTCGGTGGACTGCGCGCAGCCGCACTCGGTGGAGATCACCGGCGTGGTCGACCTCGGCACCGAGTTCCCCGCCGAATACCCGTCGGAGGACGACCAGGACGGTTTCCTCGCGACCCGGTGCGGTGAGCTCACCGCCGAGTACGCGGGCAGCCCGACGGCGGTGGCGGACAAGAAGCTCGTGGCCTACTGGGACACGCTGCCGCAGGAGAGCTGGGACGCGGGCTCGCGGGAGGTCAACTGCAAGGCCAGCGCGCAGCTGCCCGACGGCAGCGGGCTCGCGCCGATCACCGGCAGCGTCAAGGGCGACGTGCAGGTCGGCCAGGAACCCGCCCCGCAGGACACCGCGCCGATCGAGCCCGGCGTTCCCGCCGCCGGGGAGCGCTGA
- a CDS encoding LLM class flavin-dependent oxidoreductase, producing the protein MRVGIVILPEHRWWAAEPLWRMAEEYGFAHAWTYDHLGWRSLVDKPWFDAVPTLTAAATATSTIRLGTLVASPNFRHPVHFAREVTALDDISDGRLTLGIGAGGPGFDTTVLGGQAPAPAGRTERFEEFVELLDKILTQDNTSWYGEHYTAVEARRAPGCVQLPRLPFVIAANGPRAMRLAARYGQGWVTTGTNEGGDDLEAWWRGVAELTKRFDDTLAADGRAPHRVARYLQADAAPKYSLSSAEYFKEVVGRAAELGFTDVITHWPRTESPYEGTESTVEEIASEVLPEL; encoded by the coding sequence GTGCGCGTTGGGATTGTGATACTGCCCGAACACCGGTGGTGGGCCGCGGAGCCGCTGTGGCGGATGGCCGAGGAGTACGGCTTCGCCCATGCCTGGACCTACGACCACCTGGGCTGGAGGTCGCTGGTCGACAAACCGTGGTTCGACGCGGTGCCCACGCTCACGGCGGCGGCCACCGCGACCTCCACGATCCGGCTCGGCACCCTCGTCGCCTCGCCCAACTTCCGGCATCCGGTGCACTTCGCGCGCGAGGTCACCGCGCTCGACGACATCTCGGACGGCCGCCTCACGCTGGGGATCGGCGCCGGTGGGCCCGGTTTCGACACGACCGTGCTCGGCGGGCAGGCACCCGCGCCGGCCGGTCGGACCGAGCGGTTCGAGGAGTTCGTCGAGCTGCTCGACAAGATCCTCACCCAGGACAACACCAGCTGGTACGGCGAGCACTACACCGCGGTCGAGGCCCGCCGCGCACCCGGCTGCGTGCAGCTGCCCCGGTTGCCGTTCGTGATCGCCGCCAACGGCCCGCGCGCCATGCGGCTCGCCGCCCGCTACGGGCAGGGCTGGGTGACCACCGGGACCAACGAGGGCGGCGACGACCTCGAAGCCTGGTGGCGCGGTGTGGCGGAGCTGACCAAGAGGTTCGACGACACGTTGGCCGCCGACGGCCGCGCCCCGCACCGCGTGGCGCGCTACCTGCAGGCCGATGCCGCGCCGAAGTACTCGCTGAGCAGCGCCGAGTACTTCAAGGAAGTGGTCGGCCGCGCCGCCGAACTCGGCTTCACCGACGTCATCACGCACTGGCCCCGCACCGAATCCCCCTACGAAGGCACCGAATCCACCGTCGAGGAGATCGCCTCCGAGGTGCTCCCCGAACTGTGA
- a CDS encoding glycosyltransferase, translating into MTDRTPDESSAAAKRAETGPAAAGESKVSDVTSVRSGGRRKVAPEQVLQRVVFPRGEDPLDVRALYIDEPQTGTTTVVNRRSIKVPAHSKISLASYFNAFPASYWKRWTKVGEVVLRLKVKGAGRLDVYRSKANGDSVHLEGAPVASPKSWTWLEFRVSLQPFEDGGWIWFDLFTNDSALEVDEAAWTTDVELPRQRVVVGTTTIRPADCVTALRTLGEDPQVMDVVEKVVVADQGGQKIRDTEGFDVAAERLGDKLQVIEQANIGGSGGFTRVMYEGVYNSDAEQVLLMDDDIALEPDSVLRANAFARAATNPVIVGGHMLNLQARSRLHSMGEVVDVGIGIWRPAPGAVTDYDFAKTPLRKSKKLHKRIDANYNGWWMCLFPREVIENSGLPLPLFIKFDDSEYSLRAGANGYPTVTLPGAAIWHMPWTDKNDATDWTAYFHTRNRLVMAALHSPEEVRQVLVKQGLKLTLRHLLSMEYSTVAVQQKAIEDFMAGPGELFDSLHTARPDVVELRKHYDDAKTLPSAREFPPPSADPIMAEGLLKPPVNPAIIAARASKALLHNLKEPDQAAGERPQLNIPADSARWFLLGALDSATVSNADGSGVSFRRRDPEEFRRLGLRALANYRKLAREWPRLREVYRAALPELTSPESWKQAFDKK; encoded by the coding sequence GTGACCGACCGGACCCCCGACGAGTCCTCGGCCGCCGCGAAGCGTGCCGAGACCGGACCCGCAGCCGCGGGCGAGAGCAAAGTCAGCGACGTGACCTCGGTCCGCTCCGGCGGTCGCCGCAAGGTCGCACCCGAGCAGGTGCTGCAACGCGTGGTGTTCCCGCGCGGTGAGGACCCGCTGGACGTGCGCGCGCTCTACATCGACGAGCCGCAGACCGGCACCACGACCGTCGTGAACCGGCGCTCGATCAAGGTGCCCGCGCACTCCAAGATCTCGCTGGCGTCCTACTTCAACGCCTTCCCCGCCAGCTACTGGAAGCGGTGGACGAAGGTCGGCGAGGTGGTGCTGCGGCTGAAGGTCAAGGGGGCCGGTCGGCTCGACGTCTACCGCTCGAAGGCCAACGGCGACAGCGTGCACCTGGAAGGTGCGCCGGTCGCCAGCCCGAAGTCGTGGACGTGGCTGGAGTTCCGGGTCTCGCTGCAGCCCTTCGAGGACGGCGGCTGGATCTGGTTCGACCTGTTCACCAACGACAGCGCGCTGGAAGTCGACGAGGCGGCCTGGACCACCGACGTCGAGCTGCCGCGCCAGCGGGTCGTGGTGGGCACCACCACGATCCGCCCGGCCGACTGCGTCACCGCGCTGCGGACGCTGGGGGAGGACCCCCAGGTCATGGACGTGGTGGAGAAGGTCGTCGTGGCCGACCAGGGCGGCCAGAAGATCCGCGACACCGAGGGCTTCGACGTGGCCGCCGAGCGGCTCGGCGACAAGCTCCAGGTGATCGAGCAGGCCAACATCGGCGGCTCCGGCGGGTTCACCCGCGTCATGTACGAGGGCGTGTACAACTCGGACGCCGAGCAGGTCCTGCTCATGGACGACGACATCGCGCTGGAACCGGACAGCGTGCTGCGCGCCAACGCGTTCGCCCGCGCCGCCACCAACCCGGTGATCGTCGGCGGTCACATGCTGAACCTGCAGGCCCGCTCGCGGCTGCACAGCATGGGTGAGGTCGTCGACGTCGGCATCGGCATCTGGCGCCCGGCGCCGGGTGCGGTCACCGACTACGACTTCGCGAAGACCCCGCTGCGCAAGAGCAAGAAGCTGCACAAGCGGATCGACGCGAACTACAACGGCTGGTGGATGTGCCTGTTCCCGCGTGAGGTCATCGAGAACTCCGGGCTGCCGCTGCCGCTGTTCATCAAGTTCGACGACTCGGAGTACTCGCTGCGCGCCGGCGCGAACGGGTACCCGACGGTGACGCTGCCGGGTGCGGCGATCTGGCACATGCCGTGGACGGACAAGAACGACGCCACGGACTGGACGGCCTACTTCCACACCCGCAACCGGCTGGTCATGGCCGCGCTGCACAGCCCGGAAGAGGTCCGCCAGGTCCTGGTCAAGCAGGGCCTGAAGCTGACGCTGCGGCACCTGCTGTCCATGGAGTACTCCACGGTGGCGGTGCAGCAGAAGGCCATCGAGGACTTCATGGCCGGGCCGGGCGAGCTGTTCGACTCGCTGCACACGGCCCGCCCCGACGTGGTGGAGCTGCGCAAGCACTACGACGACGCGAAGACGCTGCCCTCGGCCCGCGAGTTCCCGCCGCCCTCGGCGGACCCGATCATGGCGGAGGGCCTGCTGAAGCCGCCGGTGAACCCGGCGATCATCGCGGCCCGCGCGTCGAAGGCGCTGCTGCACAACCTCAAGGAGCCGGACCAGGCGGCGGGCGAGCGCCCGCAGCTGAACATCCCGGCCGACAGCGCCCGCTGGTTCCTGCTCGGTGCGCTGGACAGCGCGACGGTGTCCAACGCCGACGGCAGCGGCGTGTCGTTCCGCCGCCGCGACCCCGAGGAGTTCCGCAGGCTCGGGCTCCGCGCGCTGGCGAACTACCGCAAGCTGGCCCGCGAATGGCCGCGGCTGCGCGAGGTCTACCGCGCGGCGCTGCCGGAGCTGACCAGCCCGGAG
- a CDS encoding endonuclease encodes MSERSTARALLREAGTTYAEQAGAPLTDKPSPLYRLLVLSVLLSTRIKAEIAVAAARELGEFPTAQRMRDATWQQRVDALGRGHYVRYDESTATALGRGAELVLDEYRGDLRRLRAEADGDVPRMRELLCEVPSLGPVGAHIFCREAQAVWPELRPYFDKKALSGAEQAGLPTDVDRLARLVEPDDYARLSAALVRITLEKGLLQEITTPA; translated from the coding sequence ATGTCCGAGCGATCCACCGCCCGCGCGCTGCTGCGCGAAGCGGGCACGACCTACGCGGAGCAGGCGGGTGCGCCGCTGACCGACAAGCCGTCGCCGCTGTACCGCCTGCTGGTGCTGTCGGTGCTGCTGTCCACCCGGATCAAGGCCGAGATCGCGGTCGCCGCGGCGCGCGAACTGGGCGAGTTCCCGACGGCCCAGCGGATGCGCGACGCGACCTGGCAGCAGCGCGTCGACGCCTTGGGCCGCGGGCATTACGTGCGCTACGACGAGAGCACCGCGACCGCGCTCGGCCGCGGCGCCGAGCTCGTCCTCGACGAGTACCGCGGTGACCTGCGCAGGCTCCGCGCCGAAGCGGACGGCGACGTGCCGAGGATGCGGGAGCTGCTGTGCGAGGTGCCGAGCCTGGGGCCGGTCGGCGCGCACATCTTCTGCCGGGAGGCGCAGGCCGTGTGGCCGGAGCTGCGGCCCTACTTCGACAAGAAGGCGCTGTCCGGGGCGGAGCAGGCCGGGCTGCCGACGGACGTGGACCGGCTGGCGCGGCTGGTCGAGCCGGACGACTACGCCCGGCTCTCCGCCGCGCTGGTCCGGATCACCCTGGAGAAGGGGCTCCTCCAGGAGATCACCACCCCGGCCTGA
- a CDS encoding glutathionylspermidine synthase family protein — MRRRTTERRPDWQRKVEELGLVFGTPARAADGSQRPYWDEGVHYEFSLDEVLSLEADVELLQSMCLDAVDQVVTTERYKDFGIPEWVWPKIAESWKRHDPHLYGRFDLRYDGSGPAKLLEYNADTPTSLLEAAVVQWNWLTECHEGDDQWNSIHEKLVERWGEISDQLATREVHFTWSSSDTSGEDNITSAYLQETAAEAGMDTVGMSIEEIGWDPLLERFVDLEEAPMNSVVKIYPWEWMVDDDFGRHAVNTLPATQWIEPLWKMLLSNKALLAVLWEMYPGHPNLLPTFLDQPGLLTEYVRKPRLGREGNNITVVAPGWETETGGFYGEEGYVYQAFDPLPEFDGMRPALGAWVVGDSSAGLGIRETAGLITDDGAAFVPHRIPGS, encoded by the coding sequence GTGCGTCGGAGGACAACCGAGCGTCGGCCGGACTGGCAGCGCAAGGTCGAAGAACTGGGACTGGTGTTCGGCACCCCGGCACGCGCGGCGGACGGTTCGCAGCGCCCCTACTGGGACGAGGGCGTGCACTACGAGTTCAGCTTGGACGAGGTGCTCTCGCTGGAGGCCGACGTCGAACTGCTCCAGTCGATGTGCCTGGACGCGGTGGACCAGGTCGTCACGACCGAGCGGTACAAGGACTTCGGCATCCCGGAATGGGTGTGGCCGAAGATCGCCGAGTCGTGGAAGCGGCACGATCCGCACCTCTACGGCCGGTTCGACCTGCGCTACGACGGTTCGGGGCCCGCGAAGCTGCTGGAGTACAACGCGGACACGCCGACCTCGCTGCTGGAGGCGGCGGTCGTGCAGTGGAACTGGCTGACCGAGTGCCACGAGGGCGACGACCAGTGGAACTCGATCCACGAGAAGCTCGTGGAGCGCTGGGGCGAGATCAGCGACCAGCTCGCCACCCGCGAAGTGCACTTCACCTGGTCGAGCTCCGACACCAGCGGCGAGGACAACATCACCTCCGCTTACCTGCAGGAGACCGCGGCCGAGGCCGGCATGGACACCGTCGGCATGTCGATCGAGGAGATCGGCTGGGATCCGCTGCTGGAACGCTTCGTGGATCTCGAAGAGGCGCCGATGAACTCGGTCGTCAAGATCTACCCGTGGGAGTGGATGGTCGACGACGACTTCGGCCGCCACGCGGTGAACACGCTGCCCGCGACGCAGTGGATCGAGCCGCTGTGGAAGATGCTGCTGTCGAACAAGGCGCTGCTGGCGGTGCTGTGGGAGATGTACCCCGGGCACCCGAACCTGCTGCCGACGTTCCTGGACCAGCCCGGCCTGCTCACCGAGTACGTGCGCAAGCCGCGGCTGGGCCGCGAGGGCAACAACATCACCGTCGTCGCCCCCGGCTGGGAGACCGAGACCGGCGGCTTCTACGGCGAGGAGGGCTACGTCTACCAGGCGTTCGACCCGCTGCCGGAGTTCGACGGCATGCGGCCCGCACTGGGCGCGTGGGTCGTCGGCGACTCCTCGGCGGGCCTCGGCATCCGGGAGACCGCGGGCCTGATCACCGACGACGGCGCCGCCTTCGTCCCGCACCGCATCCCCGGCTCCTGA
- a CDS encoding HAD family hydrolase, with the protein MSERTARTVRAVANDTPFVLVTGRPPRWVPQIVEGLGTAGLAVCSNGAVVYDAAADKVLRSSEMEPVRLRDAARELRDALPGCTFAVERSTRRARDDVAEQFLAEAGFHRVWPNRDIRVVDDGELFDRPAVKLMVLHEDRLDIDLASAVEEVLGAGLCLTCSMQGGPVELSLPGVDKASGLRSVADDIGVGRHEVIGFGDMPNDIPMLDWVGHAVAMRNAHPGVLEVADEITTCNSQDGVAQVLERWW; encoded by the coding sequence GTGAGTGAACGGACGGCGCGCACCGTGCGCGCCGTCGCGAACGACACCCCTTTCGTGCTGGTCACGGGACGACCACCACGATGGGTGCCGCAGATAGTGGAGGGGTTGGGAACGGCGGGGCTCGCCGTGTGCTCCAACGGCGCCGTCGTCTACGACGCCGCCGCGGACAAGGTGCTGCGCAGCTCCGAGATGGAGCCGGTGCGGCTGCGCGACGCGGCGCGCGAACTGCGCGACGCGCTGCCCGGCTGCACGTTCGCGGTCGAGCGCTCCACCCGGCGGGCCCGCGACGACGTGGCCGAGCAGTTCCTGGCGGAGGCGGGCTTCCACCGCGTGTGGCCGAACCGGGACATCCGGGTGGTCGACGACGGCGAGCTGTTCGACCGGCCCGCGGTGAAGCTGATGGTGCTGCACGAGGACCGGCTCGACATCGACCTGGCCTCGGCGGTCGAGGAAGTGCTCGGCGCCGGTCTGTGCCTGACCTGCTCGATGCAGGGCGGCCCGGTCGAGCTGTCCTTGCCGGGGGTGGACAAGGCCAGCGGGCTCAGGTCCGTCGCCGACGACATCGGCGTCGGCAGGCACGAGGTGATCGGGTTCGGCGACATGCCCAACGACATCCCGATGCTGGACTGGGTCGGCCACGCCGTGGCGATGCGCAACGCGCATCCGGGCGTGCTGGAGGTCGCCGACGAGATCACCACCTGCAACAGCCAGGACGGCGTGGCCCAGGTGCTGGAACGCTGGTGGTGA
- the glf gene encoding UDP-galactopyranose mutase, translating to MSFAGYDLIVVGSGFFGLTIAERAATQLDKRVLVLDRRDHIGGNAYSEPEPETGIEVHRYGAHLFHTSNKRVWDYVNRFTDFTDYQHRVFTRHEGQIYSFPMNLGLLAQFFGRAFSPDEAKALVAEQAAEIETADAQNLEEKAISLIGRPLYEAFVRGYTAKQWQTDPKELPAANITRLPVRYNFNNRYFNDTYEGLPVDGYTAWLEKMADHPNIDVKLSTDYFDVRGELPADVPVVYTGPLDRYFDYSEGELGWRTLDFESEVVATGDYQGTPVMNYADEEVPYTRIHEFRHFHPEREHKHPKDKTVIVREYSRAAESGDEPYYPINTSDDRVKLEAYRERAKAEAKERNVLFGGRLGTYKYLDMHMAIGSALSMFDNKLTPYFTEGRSLDGSLED from the coding sequence GTGAGCTTCGCAGGCTATGACCTGATCGTTGTTGGTTCCGGATTCTTCGGACTGACGATCGCAGAGCGCGCCGCCACCCAGCTGGACAAGCGGGTGCTGGTGCTGGACAGACGTGACCACATCGGCGGCAACGCCTATTCGGAACCGGAACCGGAAACCGGTATCGAGGTGCACCGCTATGGCGCGCACCTGTTCCACACCTCGAACAAACGGGTGTGGGACTACGTCAACCGGTTCACGGATTTCACCGATTACCAGCATCGGGTGTTCACCCGTCATGAGGGGCAGATTTACTCGTTCCCGATGAACTTGGGACTGCTGGCCCAGTTCTTCGGTCGCGCGTTCTCCCCGGACGAGGCCAAGGCGCTGGTCGCCGAGCAGGCGGCGGAGATCGAGACCGCCGACGCGCAGAACCTCGAGGAGAAGGCGATCTCCCTGATCGGCCGCCCGCTGTACGAGGCCTTCGTGCGCGGGTACACGGCCAAGCAGTGGCAGACCGACCCGAAGGAACTGCCCGCGGCGAACATCACCCGGCTGCCGGTTCGCTACAACTTCAACAACCGCTACTTCAACGACACCTACGAGGGTCTTCCGGTCGACGGCTACACGGCCTGGCTGGAGAAGATGGCGGACCACCCGAACATCGACGTCAAGCTCAGCACGGACTACTTCGACGTCCGCGGCGAGCTGCCCGCCGACGTGCCGGTCGTCTACACCGGCCCGCTGGACCGCTACTTCGACTACTCGGAGGGCGAGCTGGGCTGGCGCACCCTCGACTTCGAGTCGGAGGTCGTGGCCACTGGTGATTACCAGGGCACGCCGGTGATGAACTACGCGGACGAAGAGGTGCCCTACACCCGGATCCACGAGTTCCGGCACTTCCACCCCGAGCGGGAGCACAAGCACCCGAAGGACAAGACGGTCATCGTCCGGGAGTACTCGCGGGCGGCCGAGAGCGGCGACGAGCCGTACTACCCGATCAACACCTCCGATGACCGGGTGAAGCTCGAGGCGTACCGGGAGCGGGCGAAGGCCGAGGCCAAGGAGCGCAACGTGCTCTTCGGCGGTCGGCTGGGCACCTACAAGTACCTCGATATGCACATGGCGATCGGCTCGGCGTTGAGCATGTTCGACAACAAGCTCACCCCCTATTTCACCGAGGGCCGTTCGCTGGACGGCTCGCTGGAGGACTGA